TATGAATGTTTAGCTTTCAGAGTAATTTGAAAATGTATTAAATGGGCCCTTCAATGGTGCTACTAATCATAGAATGAAACATCTATAATGTTGCATTGGGAGTCCAAATTAGCTTGGATTATCTCATGCATGCATCAGTCTCACTGAAATAAGATTCATAAAATAcagattgtggaattctctgccacagaaggcagtgaaggccaattcactggagagtttacaagagagttagatatagctcttggggctaacagaatcaagggatatggggagaactgatttagcatgatcagccatgatcacagtgaatgtcggtgctggctcggtgccaaattgcctactcctgcacttattgaagGAGAATGGGATAGGATCAATAACACACTTCTATTTAATCCCAGTTCAAATGATATTGGTCCATCTCCAGGCCACTTCAGAACATTCAGTCATCTGACTGCGACAGCTTCAGAATCTTATTATCTTTTAAAGGCAGCCTAATCTGTCTAGCACCTGCCACAAAGTTTCATGATCAATGAGCCAAAGTGTTTCctcaaaacagcaaaaaaaacacCAACTAATTTTGTTTACAATACCTCCCTGGATAAGCCCTTTTTGGTACACACCCTCCTGTTAGTTTAGACTAGTTTAAAACCTCCCGAGTAGTCCAGAAAACCTGTCCACCAGGATATTGTTCCTCTTACATTCAGTAGCAGCTTCTGTGTCTAATACAGGTAACCTCTGCTCCTAATAGGTCGCAATGGTCCAAATGCCTTCACCTGTTCCAGCACATGATGCCCTTTCCTCCTATTCCTGCTGTCATTAGCACTTGAGAGGCAACAATGTTGGCATTCTCAGACTTCTGGGATCTTCTCATTGCACTAGATTTGAAAAACAATTCATGAAGTGCCTGCGTCTTCATTCTGTTGTATTCAGCTTATGTGCTGTTTGGTTCTGAGTCTCATCTGACATGCACTGAGAGTTGGCTTAAAATGATATTTAATTGTAATGATGGTTTACCTGTCAATGATTAGCTTCAAGTCTATACGGGATAATCCTACAATCATTATGACTAATTTGAATTTAGAAGTAAAAAGATGTGATGTTAAGATTTatattcagaaaaaaaaaatgtcatataGATTGTTACAATCTCCCATCACTAACATATAAACTAAACCATTTTGCACCCTGCATCTTGACACACATTCTCCCTTTAAAATATAAGAAAAATAAACTTTCCCAACTCTCAAATTCTGAATCTCATTTCATATCTCAAATGCTTCTGCCAAATATCCTGCAAATTCAAATAAAATGAGCTCAGGCACAGTACAACAGTACAATAAGGACACCCAATCAAAAATAGCACCCTTCTGTCTTTCTCCGCAGCTTACATTAACTAAGAACAGTGGTTGTTTGCCCCAGCATTAAGGCTGGCAAAGAGCTTTGTACGCCCTGCTCAGGTGGAGGGTCAACAACATTGTTTTCAGCAATCAGCCTTCACTAAAATTGTCTCAGGGTACATTCCCGAAAACAATTTAAAGGAAATCTTTTTATCGTGGTTTAATAAATACATGGGGTTATGTGCACTTTATGCTGGTACGGGTAATCAATTACATTGCTACAAACATAGCCAATGCAATACTGTGAACTGTTAAGATATGTAATGACACCAAGAAGCTGTCACCAACTCAGCTGTAGATGAGTTATATGGATGCCACACCAGACATTCCCGTCTCCCTGTAATTTCTGCCGACATTCGGTAGACATTCCTCTCTCCTTGTTAGACTACCCAAGCTTGTTACCATAAACATGGACACTTACTATTGTAATGGTACTTTCAGGAGTTTCTGCACAGGCTTTTTTTATTAACAAAACTAATACTGCAATAGTGATTAGTCACTATTGGAGATCCTCAGGGGATGCACAGaagtaataaaataataaaagatccCGTGACCAAGCACAGAGACTGCAGCATGTGAATATCATTCATACATCCAGCTAACTTTGTTGTCTATTGTTCCAAAACCTCAGCACCCATGTTCCAAGAAAGTTCAAAATTGCGAAAATTTGCACACCCGCAGAGATGCGTTTCTGATTTTGTCTTCCTAATTCTCAGGGACTTGTCAGTTTGTGCCGATAACACATCTTTATTCAGCACAAAGGTTGCACCGCTGCAACTGTCGTCCACTGCAGCTGCCCTTCTCATTTCTGTCAAGGAggtgaagcaatgaagacaacacTTTCAAAGTAATGTTTCAGAAGTTATGGTCTGCAGTTCTCAAAGGCTGTTGTGTTCATACATCCAACTTGCTGTACATTGAAAAAAAATCTGAAGACATCTTTTGTGCTATTAATTTAAAGTCTTGACACAAAGCATGATTTAGTTATATTCTTCATCCTCTTCTTCTTccacttcctcctcctcctcatcatgTCTTATATGAGTAACAAACTGGGATGTGTTTAACTGTAGCTGGGTTTGATTGATGGTATTTTCATTGTCTACCTGCATCAAAGACTGTAGAAGGAAATGATTAGCAATAAAAATAAGGTATTCAATAGACACATTAGGTTAAAGCTATAATGAATCTTACATAACTTTCACTCCTTAAATTTAAGATTAGAATTACTATTCTATTAAATTACTATTAAATTATTCTAGAATGACTATAATATTAAATGTTTTGCTCCTTTTTTCTAGTTCAAAACCCATTTTGAGGGGAATTAGTCTGTTGGGTCCCTACATATGAGAACCTTGGAGGggacagggatatggattacgtagGCTTGAGGAAGATAACTTTCGATTCTCGGGAAAATTTCACAACCTTATAACATCTCAAATCAATTTACAGTTGTGTTGGGAGTGTAAAGCtgccaatttgtgcacagcaagcaTCTGCAAATAGCAATGGGAAATTGATCAGGTATCTTTCAGTACTGAGGAATAAATTTCAGGCAGGGAGATCAGGAAGAGCTCCTCAAAAGTAAtgttctgggatcattctcaccGGGATAGGCTTCTCCATTTAATGTGTCATCGAAAATACACAACTTCACCACTGAGAATCTGGACCAAACACAGGGTACCCCAGATTAATGGGGATTTGTATACCCAGAAAATGGCGTGTATTCTAATTTTCTTTAACGCAAAGTCATGTTATCTGTGCATAAATACAAATTGGAAAAGAAATTGTGTTTATTCATGTAAATTCTGAGAGCGTGAATCAAATGGGCTTTTATCctgtgttgaagaaggaactgcagatgctggaagatcgaaggtacacacaaatgctgtagaaactcagcgggtgcagcagcatctatggagcgaaggaaatgggttacgtttcgggccgaaatccttcttcagactgacttttaCCCTGGATGGCTTTTAGTTTCTGAATGTAGTCTGAACTGTGCTTATCCAGGTAAGTGAATAGTACACTGTCATGTTCTGTATTTGTACTTTGCACATTTAAAGACTTGAGTGTCATGAGATGATTCACTTTCAGCAGAATTCCCAAGCTTTGACTTGCTCACAATCACAGGATACAGCATTCAAATTGACAAAAAGAGTACTGGTGACAAGCTGACCAAAGGAGTTAGTGTAGGACAGAAcccaagagaaaaaaataaaaggcAGGTACACAAATGAGCAAACTACAGGGAAGCAGAGTAGAAATGCAAGGAAGAAGGTAAACAATGAGTTATTTACAAAGTAATCTATTCAACCTTATTATCTTGTTCTAAATTCCTGCAATATTTTCTCCAAGTAATGGAaaatagaacaaagaaatgagGTCCAAGTATGAATGAAGAAAAGTACATACAAATACTAAAGCATACCAGAATTAAGACAGCACataaccaaaacaaaattacaagcAGTCACTGTGCCTGGCTAATCTGTCATCTTGGAAATTTTACTAAACATTACAgtatttacagcacaaaacacATTTCTCACCTCCATGGATTCAGGTGTTTGGCCACACTTGTCAGTGCCAACAGTGTGGCCTTCATCTTTGGTCATGATCATGGATCGCAAGGCCAACTCTTCTACCTGCAATCATAGCAAACTCACATTAACATGGACACATTCCTAAAGCTGTAGATAGCCACATTAACAATAACTTGCATTCATAATGCATTTTGAAAAATAGTGACATTGCTGGTCacataaaggttaaataaatcaAACATGTATAGAACACAGAAACTGAAAAGCTATTTAGCCCCTCAGGCCTCTATCAAAATTCAGTGTGGCCTGATGTTTTAAGACCAAATGCTGGAAGGTGTTTGGATTATTATTTTATGACTGACACAAATACTGGCTGAATGACTCATTCAATATTGtaaattattaaatatatttaaatataatcAAGCATTTTGGGGCTAAGAGAAGTCAATGGTTAGGCAGGGAGGTTAAGTTGAGGCCACAACCTGATAAATTATGATCTTAGTGAACCTGTAGGGCCTAATTGTATTATTAAATTTTCAGCTGCATTCTGACAAGACTCAGTACTTTGACTGGATCATGACCAATCTATTTAAGTGCCATTTTCCAGAAATATCTCCACATCCCCAACTCCATCTTGGTTCTGAACAAATTCATGACAGAGTGTGCACTATGTAACAGGATAGGCCAGTAGAAACATCTTTCCTATGTACTTTTCTGCTATTTCTGGCTGGATTAATACATGAAGACATGGTAATTGTTTCTGTGCCATTTGCTTATACCATACCTAACCTGGAAATATTTGATTGAAAGGGATTCCATCTCCTGGCATGGCACAGCACAAGAGGACAATCCACTAAACACAAACTTTCTTTGTGGATTTACCTTGAGTCGGTTTAATTGATCTTGTAAAGTGCTTTTGATCTTCAGTAGAGCTTCCTCTTCTTTTTTCAGCTCTTGTAGCCGACTCAACATTCTAAGCCTCACTGTGGTTTTCAGCTCACCTGCAAGATGTTTAATTCACTTGCTCTCAATCATACATTGCAGTCCTACCAGGAGCAGCTATCTATGTGTGAAGACCAGGACAGATATGCAGGAGCAGCTTCAGAAATGTAGACTGCTAATTAAAGACAAAATAGCAGTATGTCATGAAATAAAGGTCTTTTCACGAGTCAATACCTGAAAGAGAAAAATTGTTCAGTACTTGGAGGAATCACATTCACAATATTAGTTAACATTCACCGACATGAAAATCCCAGGTCATTCACAGCTTAAAATGGAGAAAGAGCATTTATGATGGCTCCAAGTACTTCAAATACTTTTGTCAGAAGCCTGGTACAAATGGCAGGAGTGAATTAGCATCCAAACTGTCCACCCATTCACTCCACCTGTGGAAAAATTTTCAGATCTCATATCGACCATTGACCTTAGGCATCCAGCAAAGGAAAATTAAGTCTGTACATTATTTCTACACTGCTCTGTGTACTACTAAAAAAAACGGAAGCTCTCTCCATCCGCTACCCACTTTAGCTTAAATTTCCAATCTGAGTAAACCTCGACTTTAGATTCTAATGGAAATGTTCAAATTGATTTGACATGGTAGAAATTTAAGTAAAGGACTGAGAACCAAGTCATTCATCTTTGAAATTAGaagcaatataaccatataacaattacagcacggaaacaggccttctcggccctacaagtccttgccgaacaactttttttcccttagtcccacctgcctgcacttataccataaccctccattcccttctcatccatatgcctatccaatttatttttaaatgataccaatgaacctgcctccaccacttccactggaagctcattccacatcactaccactctctgagtaaagaagttccccctcatattacccctaaacttctgtcccttttcTAAACAAAGGATGGTGGAAATCTTAGAAGGTATTTCCCCAAAAAACGAGTTTGTGGATGATGAAGGCACTTATCTGGCgctgggggggctggggggatggggagttggTTAACTGAGTTGCAATAGAGACGAGGTATGACGTAACTGAccctgctgtcagtgtggagtttacatgttctccatgtgactaagTGGAtttactgtaaattgcccatcgTGTGCCAGCGAGTAGATTCGGGAGAGAGTGAGAAGGAGCGCGTTAATAAGAATGTTGGAAGAATAAAATAAGTCAGTGTAAGGTTGGTGTAAAAATGACAGTCGCAGTTGGATATTAATTCAGATCTGTTAGTCAAGGCCTTGGGATTTCTAGCCCAGTAATATGGCAGCTGCACCTTCACTTTCAGTAGCACAGTTTAAGGTGTAGAAGCAGTCACGggaagacacaagtgctggaataagtcaacgggtcaggcagtgtctctatagacaacatgaataggtgacgtttcgggtcgcgacacaAGACACAgcggatgttggaatctggatcaACAAACAATCGGccgaagaaactcagtgggtccagcATCATCTGTGTAGGGAAAGGAATTGCAGGGTCCTGATGCAGAGTCCCGACCGCAAACATCCACAATTCCTTTCTTCTTACACATGCTGCTCGACCCGCTACGTTCCTCTAGCAGACTGTTCATTGCAAGAAgaacatgtttccacactgtcgtCAGGGAGGGAGCTCCATGACTCAAACTCAACATTGTTTAAGGCAGAGGAAAAGCTTGATCATCAAATCCACACTAACAGCTGCAGATTAATTCCCTGGCTGCCGACGACACATGCCGGTCACACACCTTGCTGCACTGCAAACTTATCATTCACCACGCACGCCCCGCTTTTAACCATCAGACTTGAAGAAACCGGTGCAAAGTACAAGGTTTCAGCTTGGGCGTTTCAGTTGCAGCTCGGAGTTCTTTGCACCCACCCACCAGACATCCAGACGACCGACCGGCCCGTCGCCCCGCTCACTACCTGAACACGTCCCACCTGCGCGGCGTCCGACACGACCGGAACCCGCTGCCCCACGCAACCCATCCGTCACTTCCGACTCcccgcgcatgcgggctggagaCACGTCCCTAGCAACCGCAGGTCGCCTgcaagctgtggcggcggcggcggcggcgttgACCCAGAGCCGCTTCCAGCGCCGGCACCGACAGCCTAAAGTGAAGCCCACTGTGGCCGAACTGCCGATTGTGGAGTTAATCCGGCCTCACAGTGGTTTTGTCCATTGCTTACACTGAATCGAGCACCTTTAACGTTGCAAAGTACCACGAGCCTCAGGTGCCAGAAAGTTCGAAGCTGTGTGAGTTGCCCGAACCCTGCCTGGTTGCTGTGAAATGAAAATTGTAAATAAAAGATCCTGAAGGTGTGTGAGTTGCCGAACCCTGCCTGGTTGCTGTGAAATGAAAATTGTAAATAAAAGATCCTGAAGGTCTCgagcaaaaaaaaactgctggagggactcaaaCTGTCTGAATAAGTATCCCGTCCgtcccaaaacatcgtctgtccatttccctccacagatgctgcctcacccgcttctctcctccagcactttgtgttttgctcaagcttccagcatctgcaggctcaTGTCTCTCTATCCTGAAGTAAAGGCAAGTTTCCTGGCTTGAAGAATCGAGAATTAGATGTCACTGGTTAAAAATAAGGTGGTcaccatttaagacagagatgagacttttttttcctctcagaAAAAGTCATGAGCCTTTGAAACATTGTCATAAAGTGGAGAGGGCGGAGTGTTGGAAAATGTTTAACTTAAGAAGTGAAAGTGTACCAAAGGTATTCAGGAATATAGAGTTGAGGCTGCAGCTATATTAGTTATGACATTAAATGGTGTTTAAACTAGCGGCTGAATTATACATTCACATGCTTTATAATTCCACACCAGCCTGTTTCCACTTAAATTATGTTTTCTGACCCTGCCATATTCCCTTTCTTTCACACATGTATTATAGAAACTAGTTGAAGATAATAGTTCCAAGTTCTGTTTACATCTAACTTCCCTGCCATTGTATTCCATTAGTACACAAATGAGCTCATTAATTTACATTCTGTTGGCCCATttataagtgataagagtagaatttaggcccatcaagtctactctgccattcaatcatagctgatctatctctccctccttaccccattctcctgccttttccccttaacctctgacatctgtactaatcaataatctatccatctctgccttaaaaatatccactggcttggccacagccttctgtggcaaataattccacagattcaccaccctctgaataaataaatttctcctcatctccttcctaaaagaatgttctttaattctgaggctatgacctctagtcctagactctcccactggtgaaaacatcctctctacatccactctatccaaacctttcattattctgtatatttcattctgggatcattctagtaaacctcctctgaaccttctccagagctagcacatccttcctcagatatggtgcccaaaattgctcacaaattccaaatgcggccttagcaGCGCCTTATAGGGCAAttgaaggaaagagtgttcatgtcgcggccctgtttccaccaatctttccaccaccacgcacaagcagCGACAAGACAgataccattgtatgcagatgcggagaagtgtgttcagctctggctgaacaacttctaatcttgtgtgtggactcaataagaagaggttagagcttcagcattacatccctgtttttaaatacaagccctcttgaaataaacgctagcattgagtttgctttctttactaccgattcaacttgcagattaactttttgggaatcctgcaccagcactcgcaagtccctttgcacctacgATTTGCATGTAACGTTCttaattctcaccccatttagaaaatagtctacacctttattcctactatcaaaatacatgactccacactttgctgcactatattccatctgccacttctctgcccactcgctcaacctgtccaagtcattctgcagTTTTCAGAATTCTGTCCTTTTCCGTTCACCTTACTCCTTCGGCTATAAGGCAATGAATAGTTTATTAGTATTAGCTGTGACACAAtcattcccaggaatcagtgggttaacatatgatgagagtttgacagcactgagcctctactcgctggagtttagaaagatgaggggacctcattgaaacttactgaatagtgaaaggccttggatagaggaaaggatgtttccactagtaggagaatctaggaccagaagtcatagccttagaattaaaggatgttcctttagaaggaaatgaggaagaatttcttgtcagagggtggtgaatctgtggaactcatcgccacaaaagactgtgggggccaagtcaatgctttttttaagcagagatagGTGCATTCATGATTAATAAGgctgcctaattttgctcctatcacatgaacttatgagctaTTATTTGGACATGATTCCTATGTCCAGAATGCAGATCCATTATACTGATCTTGTGCTGGGAAAAATATTAGTTagcaaaaacaacaaaataataaaattataaaaacatACCAGTTTACTAGCTTCTTGAATGCATTCTGAAAGATTGCAAGACAAGGCCATGATGGCTTGGCCAATGGGAACACATTATATAATTGGCACCCAGGCAATGAAACAATAGTATATCGTGCTGATTAAATGAACACTTTTTCATAtgatcataagcgataggagtacaattaggccattcagcccatcaagtttattccgccattcaattatggctgatctatctctccctcctaaccccattctcctgccttctccccataacctctgaaacccgtactaatcaagaatccatctatctctgccttaaatatatccatgactttgccaccacagccttctgtggcaaagaattccacagatacaccacccattgactaaaggaattcctcctcatctccttcctaaaagaatgtcctttaattcctaTTTGGACAATATTCCTGGAACATTATCTGAACTTCACAGTCTGCAAGTTATAAACGCATGCCTGATTCAATCATTCTCTGTAGTTTAGTTctgaaggtctccagtgaggtagatagtagctcaggactgctccctagttgttgataggatgatccagttgccggataacaggagggaagaaactgttcctgaatctggaggtgtgcgttttcacacttctgtatctcttgtctGATATCATGTTGATTCTGTCTCTAAAAAGACAAAAATCCCACAGATGGTTCAAGAAGCCTCATTATGCTCACATTCTCTGTGGTGGATAGTAATTTGCTACAATTAGATTTGTTTACTTCCTTGAAGATATCACAATGGTGGTGTTCCCAAGGGCCGTCCTCTTCCCAGAAGAAGATGAGGTGGTGAATTGGTACCAGTTGTCCCTCCATGTCTAGTTTTACAACTTAATCAGGGATATTTTCTTCTCCTAAGGTCTAGTTTTTCAGTTGGTATAATGCATTTTCAATCTTTTGTCAAGCTAGGGCTGTGGAAAGAATGTACTGTGCAACATCCTTGTCTCCCAGTAAATTGAGCATGAGTATTTGAAAACGAAGGCTGTACGAGATTTT
The genomic region above belongs to Leucoraja erinacea ecotype New England chromosome 33, Leri_hhj_1, whole genome shotgun sequence and contains:
- the snapc5 gene encoding snRNA-activating protein complex subunit 5 translates to MLSRLQELKKEEEALLKIKSTLQDQLNRLKVEELALRSMIMTKDEGHTVGTDKCGQTPESMESLMQVDNENTINQTQLQLNTSQFVTHIRHDEEEEEVEEEEDEEYN